TTTTCTTATGCTGATTTGCCCAGTAAGATTTTACAGGGATTCTTCTTCTTTTTATGTCCTCCATAAATTCTTCTTTGTCAATATTACTATCAATGGTAAATAATTTTTCTCCATTTACATATACACGCATAGAACCTTTCCTTCTCTCGCAATAGGTAATATCTTCAAAGTGAAAAGTTCTCTTTCTGCCAAAAGTTGAACGCCATGTGATTTCATCTTCATCCACTTCCAGTTTCCACATAATCATATTCAATGAGCCTATAAAAAACACAACAAATGCAATGCCAAATACCAAGGGAGGAAATATATCATCCTGTTGGATAGCACTTGCTACAGTACAACCTCCTGTAAATAAAATTCCAAAAACAAATATAATAGTCAATGTTTTCTCTGTTTTTATTGTATAATGCGTTCTAATTATTCCCTTTTTCTGTTCTTCCTCTCGTTCTTTAGCTCTCTTTTGTTGAAGATTTATAAGATATTTCAAAAGAAGAAGTACAACTAAATAGGGGCCTATTTGTGTAATTATATTCAAACACATTCGTAAAAAATCATTCATTTTTTGCCCTCCATAGTTCCAGCTATATAAAAATGATTGTTTAAATTCGAGTATTTAAAACCTCACTTTTTCATATCTCATTATACTTCATCAACTTAAAGAATGGAAGAAAAAATTTTGTGTACAGAGTTCCTGTTCAAGCCTTGTAACGCACAATTCTGCAAAATCCATAGTCCCCGATACTTTCCTCACAGGCGATATACAGTCGGAATTCTGTCAGCTCATGAAATAAGAAAAACCGACGCATGATCGCTTTACGCTCAATACATCGGTTTCTTTATCTGACCTTGACGGTCATATTCAGTTGTGGCAGATTACAGGTAATCTACAAATTTCCCAAAACAAAATAGGATATTTATTTTTATTCTATTCAACTACATACCCATATTCTGTGTGTGGTAAATACCTTACAGTTATCTTATCTCCTAAATCGCTACCTGTTCCCCAATATTTTAATGAATGTTCTTCTCCAGTTTTCTCATCTCTAATATGTATTCTTCTTTCACTATTAGAGTTTTCTCCTGACATTGCACCTTGTGTAACTTCTCCGGTAACTTCAACTAAATTGTTAGATAGTAAATAAGGTATATCCAAGCAACAAGGAACAGTTATAAATATACCGAGAATCAATAACCCAACAACTGCCATCACATTGATTATTTTTTCCCATTTTTGATATTTTATTTTTTCTTCTTCATTGACAGCCTTTCGTTTTATAAACTTCCCATTTTTCTTTCTATGCAAAACATACATAATTAAGACTATAAATGATACTATAATCACTCCAAAAGTTCTAAACATCAATAATGCCATAAATTTGTACTCCTTTCAAAGCGACACGCTATTTATTAACAGCTTTATCAGCTAATCTTTTATCTCCCCATGGCGTTTTCAGCATAGGCTCATTATCAATAATTCCTGCTCTTAAAATTTCAAGGGGTTTTTCTAATTGTAAGATGTTTTTATTATCTATAATAATAGCAGTTTGAAATTCCTCAAAACTTTCAAAAACTCTGTCTTGAAATATAAAAGATATATTTTCTTTACATTCCTCTGCGTTAGCAGGTAAAACACAGGAACCCATCACATATTTTTTCTCATTATAGGAAAACTCAATAAGAGTAAAAGCCATATCATTATCATAATCAGACTTGATAATTTCCATTAGATCTTTTGCTTCAATAATGAGCGTTGGCTTTTCATTTTTCTTAAAACCAAACATGAATAACACCTCCAAGAATTAACTTTATCTTATTTTTCATTATACTTCATCAACTTAACGAATGGAAGAAAAAATTTGTGTGCAGAGTTCCTGTTCAAGCCTTGTAACGCGCATTTATGCAAAATCCATAGTCCCCGATACTTTCCTCACGGGTGATATACAGTCGGAATTCTGTCAGCTCATGAAATAAGAAAAACCGACGCATGATCGCTTTACGCTCAATACATCGGTTTCTTCATCTGACCTTGACGGTCATATTCAGTTGTGGCAGATTAGCCAATTTGAAAAATTACTCTGGCACATCTACTGAGTAGCTCAGACAATCGCCTCTTTTATTGCTTTTCAAATCGTTATAATACCACATATACATCGTTCTACCATATTCTTCATATTCTATAATCCCATCTGGCTTTTGACCTTCTACTTCTAATGAGTAAATTTCTTTATCATGTGCATAGCCAAAAACGAATCTGGTATCCGGATAATTTGGATTTAAGTCTTGTTGAATATCACTTATTGTTAAAGATAAATGGATAAATTTTTTGAAGTCTCCCCCATAAGTGGTATCTGGTGTAGTGGTAGCTGGTGTAGCATTTACAAACGCATATTGTACACTTGCTTCCTCCACCTGTTTTTTGCAGCGTGCCATCACAAAACCTTGAACGGGATCGTTATCGCTTCCTGCCCGATAGAAAATAGTATCATACTGTTTGCCATTCCATATATGCAATATTTCATCAACATGATTAAGAAAATCTTCTGGAACAGAAAATTCTTCATTTTCAGCATTCAAAGGAGAATTCAAAATAGCTTCTTCGACAGAACTATAATATATGAGTTCAGAATCCTTTTTATCGTAATCACTCAAATTGAATTCGACATATGCATTGTCTTTATTGTCATCTTCCGGAACATAAGTATAACGACCATTTTCAATATGGTCATCATAATCAACAAACAGTCCAATACATATCAGCGCTGCAAAAATCAAAAAAACTATTCCTACAATGATTAGCAATATTTTCAAAAATTTTTTCATACAAAAGTCCACCTTCTTGCTTCATTTCAGTAAATTATATCATACCGATATGAACAATTCAATTCACGCTCTATCAAGTAGTTTTTTACTTACCTATAACGCACATTTCCGCAAAATCCATAGTCCCCGATACTTTCCTCACAGGCGATAGGCAACGGTCAAAACATCAGGTCTGCACCTGACATTTTAACCGCATATCAGCCCTGATTATCACATTATCCCTGCTGGCTGTTCAGCCCATGCTTTT
This Ruminococcus hominis DNA region includes the following protein-coding sequences:
- a CDS encoding DUF6560 family protein, whose translation is MNDFLRMCLNIITQIGPYLVVLLLLKYLINLQQKRAKEREEEQKKGIIRTHYTIKTEKTLTIIFVFGILFTGGCTVASAIQQDDIFPPLVFGIAFVVFFIGSLNMIMWKLEVDEDEITWRSTFGRKRTFHFEDITYCERRKGSMRVYVNGEKLFTIDSNIDKEEFMEDIKRRRIPVKSYWANQHKKNRK